A DNA window from Agrobacterium vaccinii contains the following coding sequences:
- a CDS encoding N-carbamoyl-D-amino-acid hydrolase yields the protein MTVMKIAGAQLGAIQKADSRESVVKRMIALLDEAAAKGANLVIYPELALTTFFPRWYMENQAEIDFWFETEMPNSATQPLFDHARDLNIAITFGYAEKTPDGHYYNTSIITDRHANIVGKYRKIHLPGHSEYDTQRAFQHLEKRYFEPGDLGFNVWRNEGVVMGMAICNDRRWPETFRCMGLQGVELVAIGYNTPSVNAQMSDEGLDKRLFHSELSLQAGAYQNATYVVGVAKAGVEDGHPLMGGSIIVDPDGFILAKAMTEEDELIIAECDFAKCDFGKKTIFDFERHRRIEHYGRITSQTGAIVEV from the coding sequence ATGACTGTCATGAAGATTGCGGGTGCACAACTCGGCGCCATCCAGAAGGCCGACAGCCGCGAAAGTGTCGTCAAACGCATGATCGCACTGCTTGATGAGGCAGCCGCAAAGGGGGCCAATCTGGTCATTTACCCGGAATTGGCACTCACCACTTTCTTTCCCCGCTGGTATATGGAAAACCAGGCCGAGATCGATTTCTGGTTCGAAACGGAAATGCCGAATTCGGCCACACAGCCTCTCTTCGACCACGCCCGCGATCTCAACATCGCGATCACTTTCGGTTACGCTGAAAAGACGCCGGACGGCCACTACTACAATACTTCGATCATCACGGACCGGCATGCCAACATCGTCGGAAAATATCGCAAGATCCATCTTCCCGGTCATTCCGAATACGATACGCAACGCGCTTTTCAACATCTGGAAAAGCGGTATTTCGAACCAGGCGATCTCGGCTTCAATGTCTGGCGCAACGAAGGCGTTGTCATGGGCATGGCGATCTGCAACGACAGACGCTGGCCGGAAACGTTCCGTTGCATGGGTCTGCAGGGCGTCGAACTGGTAGCGATCGGCTACAACACGCCTTCGGTAAATGCCCAGATGAGCGACGAGGGACTGGACAAGCGACTGTTTCACTCGGAACTGTCGCTGCAAGCCGGTGCCTACCAGAACGCGACCTATGTTGTCGGCGTCGCCAAGGCGGGAGTCGAGGACGGCCATCCGCTGATGGGCGGCTCAATCATCGTTGATCCGGATGGCTTCATCCTGGCAAAGGCCATGACCGAGGAAGACGAACTGATCATCGCCGAATGCGACTTCGCCAAATGCGATTTCGGCAAGAAGACGATCTTTGATTTCGAACGCCATCGTCGTATCGAGCACTATGGCCGTATAACGAGCCAGACTGGCGCAATCGTCGAAGTGTGA
- a CDS encoding amino acid ABC transporter permease, which translates to MDIFLDQFFNIEIMRKSLPLLLTGLWTTLQLCGAVILLGLIGGLFVALGNLSERRWLRWISIAYTDLFRALPPLVLLIFIYAGLPFAGINISPFAAVVIAFLLNNSSYYAEVYRAGLLSVAKGQWEAAQSTGLNPAQTLIHIVLPQAVRNVLPDLLSNTVEVVKLTSLASVISLSELLYNAGMARSVTYNASPLVLAALIYLVLLWPLVRLVSHFQRRLAA; encoded by the coding sequence ATGGATATTTTTCTCGACCAGTTCTTCAATATCGAGATCATGCGCAAGTCGCTGCCGCTTTTGCTCACCGGCCTATGGACGACATTGCAGCTTTGTGGCGCGGTGATCCTGCTCGGGCTTATCGGCGGCCTGTTCGTTGCACTCGGCAACCTGAGTGAACGTCGCTGGCTTCGCTGGATCTCGATTGCGTATACTGATCTTTTTCGCGCACTCCCCCCGCTGGTTCTGTTGATCTTTATATATGCTGGACTGCCTTTCGCCGGCATCAACATATCGCCCTTCGCCGCTGTCGTCATCGCCTTCCTGCTCAACAACTCCTCCTATTATGCGGAGGTCTATCGTGCAGGCCTTCTCTCCGTCGCCAAGGGGCAATGGGAAGCGGCGCAATCGACTGGCCTTAATCCAGCGCAGACGCTCATCCATATCGTCCTGCCACAGGCGGTGCGCAACGTCCTGCCCGACCTGTTGTCGAACACAGTGGAGGTGGTGAAGTTGACCTCGCTTGCCTCCGTCATTTCGCTGTCTGAGCTCCTCTACAATGCTGGCATGGCCCGCTCGGTGACCTACAATGCTTCACCGCTCGTATTGGCAGCTCTCATTTATCTCGTGCTGCTGTGGCCGCTGGTGCGGCTCGTCAGCCATTTCCAGCGGCGTTTAGCCGCCTAA